Proteins encoded in a region of the Pseudomonas syringae KCTC 12500 genome:
- a CDS encoding ABC transporter permease, with product MIELLQEYWKPFLYTDGVNVTGLAMTMWLLSASIVIGFCVSIPLSIARVSGKRWVRWPVQFYTYLFRGTPLYIQLLICYTGIYSLAAVREQPMLDAFFRDAMNCTILAFTLNTCAYTTEIFAGAIRSMAHGEVEAAKAYGLTGWKLYAYVIMPSVLRRSLPYYSNEVILMLHSTTVAFTATVPDILKVARDANSATFMTFQSFGIAAVMYLTVTFILVGLFRLAERRWLAFLGPAH from the coding sequence ATGATCGAATTGCTGCAGGAATACTGGAAACCCTTCCTTTATACAGATGGCGTCAACGTGACCGGCCTGGCGATGACCATGTGGCTGCTCAGCGCCTCCATCGTCATCGGCTTCTGCGTGTCGATCCCGCTGTCGATTGCGCGGGTGTCTGGAAAACGCTGGGTGCGCTGGCCGGTGCAGTTCTACACCTACCTGTTTCGCGGTACGCCTCTCTATATACAGCTGCTGATCTGCTACACCGGCATTTACAGCCTTGCCGCAGTACGTGAACAGCCGATGCTCGATGCGTTCTTTCGCGATGCGATGAACTGCACGATCCTGGCCTTCACCCTGAACACCTGCGCCTACACCACGGAGATCTTTGCCGGGGCGATCCGCAGCATGGCCCACGGCGAAGTCGAAGCGGCCAAGGCCTATGGCCTGACCGGCTGGAAGCTTTATGCCTACGTGATCATGCCGTCGGTGCTGCGCCGTTCACTGCCGTATTACAGCAACGAAGTGATCCTGATGCTGCACTCGACCACTGTGGCCTTTACCGCCACGGTGCCGGACATCCTGAAAGTCGCGCGGGATGCCAACTCCGCCACTTTCATGACCTTCCAGTCCTTCGGTATCGCCGCCGTCATGTACCTGACCGTGACGTTCATTCTGGTCGGGCTGTTCCGCCTTGCCGAACGCCGCTGGCTGGCCTTTCTCGGCCCGGCCCATTAA
- a CDS encoding succinylglutamate desuccinylase/aspartoacylase family protein encodes MRHHTHDLLSPVPGTGRQIHSFHYGPQNGAGKVYIQASLHADELPGMLVAWYLKQRLAELENAGRLLGEIVVVPVANPIGLEQVLMDTPLGRYELESGQNFNRGFSDLCTQVGDDIEARLTNDAEHNCALVRDSLLAALNAVPATTQLHSLRLTLQRLACDADMVLDLHCDFESVEHLYTTPEAWPKVEPLSRYLGAHASLLATDSGGQSFDECFTLVWWQLQQRFGERFPIPMGSFSVTLELRGQGDVNHALASRDCQAIIHYLIDAGMIDGDLQPLPELLYPATPLAAVEPVATPVGGLLVFCAMPGEHVEAGQLIAEVIDPISDTVTCIHALNAGLLYARSLRRMATAGMVIAHIAGTHAYRSGYLLSP; translated from the coding sequence ATGCGCCATCACACCCATGACTTGCTTTCGCCAGTGCCCGGCACTGGCCGGCAAATCCACAGCTTTCATTACGGGCCGCAAAACGGCGCCGGCAAAGTTTATATTCAGGCGTCGCTGCATGCCGACGAGCTACCGGGCATGCTGGTGGCCTGGTACCTGAAGCAGCGTCTGGCCGAACTGGAAAACGCCGGGCGACTGCTGGGCGAAATCGTTGTGGTGCCCGTCGCCAACCCGATCGGTCTGGAACAAGTGCTGATGGACACCCCGCTGGGCCGCTACGAGCTGGAAAGCGGCCAGAACTTCAATCGCGGGTTCAGCGACCTCTGCACTCAGGTCGGTGATGACATCGAAGCCCGACTGACTAACGACGCAGAGCACAACTGCGCGCTGGTAAGGGACAGCCTGCTGGCGGCGCTGAATGCCGTACCGGCGACCACACAACTGCATTCGTTGCGCCTGACCCTGCAGCGCCTGGCCTGCGATGCCGACATGGTGCTGGACCTGCACTGTGATTTCGAGTCGGTCGAGCACCTGTACACCACGCCCGAAGCCTGGCCGAAAGTCGAACCGTTATCACGCTACCTGGGCGCGCACGCCAGCCTGCTGGCGACCGACTCAGGCGGGCAGTCGTTCGATGAGTGCTTCACGCTGGTCTGGTGGCAATTGCAGCAACGCTTTGGCGAGCGCTTTCCGATTCCCATGGGCAGCTTTTCGGTGACCCTGGAGCTGCGCGGGCAAGGCGATGTCAACCATGCGCTGGCCAGCCGCGACTGCCAGGCGATCATTCATTACCTGATCGATGCCGGCATGATTGACGGCGATCTGCAGCCGCTACCCGAACTGCTCTACCCCGCTACGCCACTGGCAGCGGTCGAACCGGTGGCTACGCCGGTCGGCGGCCTGCTGGTGTTCTGCGCAATGCCCGGCGAACACGTCGAGGCCGGCCAACTGATTGCCGAGGTCATCGACCCGATCAGCGATACCGTGACCTGCATCCATGCCCTCAACGCAGGCCTGCTGTATGCGCGTTCCCTGCGCCGCATGGCGACTGCCGGCATGGTCATTGCGCACATCGCCGGCACCCATGCCTATCGCAGCGGCTATCTACTTTCTCCTTGA
- a CDS encoding ABC transporter ATP-binding protein produces the protein MYKLTIDGLHKSYGDNHVLKGVSLKASSGDVICLIGASGSGKSTFLRCINFLEQPSDGAMSLDGKQVRMVSDKDGMRVADPDELQRIRTRLAMVFQHFNLWAHMTVLENITMAPRRVLGVPKAEAEARARKYLEKVGLPERVADQYPAFLSGGQQQRVAIARALAMEPEIMLFDEPTSALDPELVGEVLKVIQGLAEEGRTMILVTHEMGFARKVASQVVFLHQGQIEESGHPDEVLNNPKSERLQQFLSGNLK, from the coding sequence ATGTACAAACTGACCATCGATGGCCTGCACAAAAGCTATGGCGACAATCACGTGCTCAAAGGCGTATCGCTCAAGGCCAGCAGCGGTGACGTCATCTGTTTGATCGGGGCAAGTGGCTCCGGCAAGAGCACCTTTTTGCGCTGCATCAACTTTCTCGAACAGCCCAGTGACGGGGCGATGAGCCTGGATGGCAAGCAAGTACGCATGGTCAGCGACAAGGACGGTATGCGCGTTGCCGACCCGGATGAGCTGCAGCGTATCCGTACGCGGCTGGCGATGGTGTTTCAGCACTTCAACCTGTGGGCGCACATGACCGTGCTGGAAAACATCACCATGGCGCCGCGCCGGGTCCTGGGCGTGCCCAAGGCCGAAGCCGAAGCTCGCGCGCGCAAATACCTGGAAAAGGTCGGCCTGCCTGAGCGTGTCGCCGATCAGTACCCCGCGTTTCTTTCCGGTGGCCAGCAACAGCGCGTGGCCATCGCCCGTGCGCTGGCGATGGAGCCGGAAATCATGCTCTTCGACGAACCGACATCCGCGCTGGACCCGGAGCTGGTCGGTGAAGTGCTGAAGGTCATTCAGGGCCTGGCTGAAGAAGGCCGGACGATGATTCTGGTCACCCACGAAATGGGTTTCGCGCGCAAGGTGGCGAGCCAGGTTGTGTTCCTGCACCAGGGCCAGATCGAAGAATCCGGCCACCCGGACGAAGTCCTCAACAACCCGAAAAGCGAGCGTTTGCAGCAGTTCTTGAGCGGCAATCTGAAGTAG